One window of Sinorhizobium fredii NGR234 genomic DNA carries:
- a CDS encoding MBL fold metallo-hydrolase, translating into MQGPDFDLDFKPAHGEKVTVAEGVERITVNNPGPFTFHGTNSYIVGRHSVAVIDPGPEDEAHFQGLMAALAGREVTHIAVSHTHRDHSPLVRRLKEATGAVVVGEGPHRAARPLHAGETNPFAESSDMEFVPDVALRDGARIEGDGWSLTAIATPGHTANHMAFGLDGTGILFSADHVMAWATSIVAPPDGAMADYMASLDKLLSRDDRLYLPGHGGPVSEPPAFLRALKAHRKMRERAVLERLRAGDRNIPDMVKVIYASTDPRLHGAAALSVLAHIEDLIEQGRIETDGPPSLLGEYRLVT; encoded by the coding sequence ATGCAGGGACCGGACTTCGACCTCGATTTCAAGCCCGCCCATGGAGAAAAGGTGACGGTGGCCGAGGGCGTTGAGCGCATCACCGTCAACAATCCTGGCCCCTTCACCTTCCATGGCACCAACAGCTACATCGTCGGCCGCCACTCCGTCGCGGTGATCGACCCGGGGCCGGAGGACGAGGCGCATTTTCAGGGGCTGATGGCGGCGCTTGCAGGGCGCGAGGTGACGCACATCGCCGTCAGCCATACGCATCGCGACCACTCGCCTCTCGTCCGCCGGCTAAAGGAAGCGACAGGAGCCGTCGTCGTCGGCGAAGGTCCGCACCGGGCGGCTCGCCCGTTGCACGCCGGCGAGACCAATCCCTTCGCCGAAAGCTCGGACATGGAATTCGTTCCCGACGTCGCCCTTCGCGACGGCGCCCGGATCGAGGGCGACGGGTGGAGCCTGACGGCGATCGCCACGCCGGGGCACACCGCCAATCACATGGCCTTCGGGCTCGACGGCACCGGCATTCTCTTCTCCGCCGATCACGTAATGGCGTGGGCGACGAGCATCGTCGCGCCGCCGGACGGTGCCATGGCCGACTACATGGCTTCGCTCGACAAGCTGCTCTCACGCGACGACCGGCTGTACCTGCCCGGCCACGGCGGTCCGGTCAGCGAGCCTCCCGCCTTCCTGCGGGCGCTCAAGGCACATCGCAAGATGCGCGAACGCGCCGTCCTGGAACGGCTGCGCGCCGGGGACCGGAATATCCCTGATATGGTGAAGGTGATCTACGCCTCGACCGATCCGCGGCTGCACGGCGCAGCGGCGCTTTCGGTGCTCGCCCATATCGAGGACCTGATCGAACAAGGCCGCATCGAGACCGACGGCCCGCCGTCGCTCCTCGGCGAATATCGGCTGGTGACCTGA
- a CDS encoding cupin domain-containing protein — translation MTKFRARPPAVPTVLVDDAVVRIIRWDFEPGADTGHHVHGLGYVVVPMTDCQFLVEEEEGSRRIDVAKGAAYRRDAGVAHNVVNAGSEPMSFVEIEYK, via the coding sequence ATGACCAAGTTCCGCGCCCGCCCGCCTGCCGTCCCGACCGTTCTCGTCGATGATGCCGTCGTGCGCATCATCCGTTGGGATTTCGAACCCGGCGCCGACACCGGGCATCACGTCCACGGGCTTGGTTATGTCGTCGTGCCGATGACGGATTGCCAGTTCCTTGTGGAAGAGGAAGAGGGCAGCCGCCGGATCGATGTGGCAAAGGGCGCCGCCTACCGGCGCGATGCGGGCGTCGCCCACAATGTCGTCAATGCGGGCAGCGAACCGATGTCCTTCGTCGAGATCGAGTACAAGTGA
- a CDS encoding glucoamylase family protein translates to MSQTLSTAPELHRMPTEQDLGRLQFTTLLYYLQCTNPDNGLVRDKTEPNAPASIAAIGMALATIPVVVERGVIIRKFAAKIARKRLEFLLGCPQGPEPDASGYKGFFYHFLDIETGRRVWECELSTIDSAFLFAGALTAAAYFDGEDADEAKIRMLANALYERADWNWACDHGLTLTHGWRPESGFIPYRWRGYDEGLLLYILGLGSPTHPLPPEAYAAYTESYEWRNIYGRELLYSGPLFTHQLSHMWIDFRGIRDAFMRDRDTDYFQNSRQATYVQQEYAIRNPMNFRGYGEHCWGFTACDGPGWTKKQLDGVEREFFDYIARGAPFGPDDGTVSPWVVVASLPFAPEIVIPTVRNFAQMNLGMTHLYGFKPSFNQTYAVEGNDAGWWVSPYHFGIDQGPVVLMIENFRTGLLWNIMRRSQPIVTGLRRAGFTGGWL, encoded by the coding sequence ATGTCCCAGACGCTCTCGACTGCTCCGGAGCTGCATCGGATGCCGACCGAACAGGATCTCGGCCGTCTGCAGTTCACGACGCTCCTGTACTATCTGCAATGCACCAATCCTGACAACGGCCTCGTTCGCGACAAGACCGAGCCCAATGCTCCGGCGAGTATCGCCGCGATCGGAATGGCGCTGGCAACGATCCCGGTCGTCGTCGAGCGCGGCGTCATCATCCGGAAATTTGCCGCCAAGATCGCGCGAAAGCGGCTGGAATTCCTGCTGGGTTGTCCCCAAGGCCCGGAACCCGACGCCTCGGGGTACAAGGGGTTCTTCTACCATTTCCTCGACATAGAAACCGGCCGCCGGGTCTGGGAGTGCGAACTGTCCACCATCGATTCGGCCTTCCTGTTCGCCGGAGCATTGACCGCAGCCGCCTACTTCGATGGCGAGGATGCCGACGAGGCGAAGATCAGAATGCTTGCCAACGCGCTCTACGAACGGGCGGATTGGAACTGGGCCTGCGATCACGGACTGACGCTGACCCACGGGTGGCGACCGGAAAGCGGCTTCATTCCCTATCGCTGGCGCGGCTACGACGAGGGCCTGCTGCTTTACATCCTCGGGCTGGGGTCGCCGACCCATCCGTTGCCGCCCGAGGCCTACGCCGCCTATACCGAAAGCTACGAGTGGAGAAATATCTACGGGCGCGAACTGCTTTACTCGGGACCGCTCTTCACCCACCAGCTCTCGCATATGTGGATCGATTTCCGCGGCATCCGCGACGCCTTCATGCGAGACCGCGACACCGACTACTTCCAGAATAGCCGCCAGGCGACCTACGTCCAGCAGGAGTATGCCATCCGCAATCCGATGAACTTTCGCGGCTATGGCGAGCACTGCTGGGGATTTACCGCCTGCGACGGACCGGGATGGACGAAGAAGCAGCTCGACGGCGTGGAGAGGGAGTTCTTCGACTATATCGCCCGCGGCGCGCCGTTCGGACCGGACGACGGAACCGTCTCGCCATGGGTGGTCGTCGCATCACTGCCTTTCGCCCCGGAGATCGTCATTCCGACCGTCAGAAACTTCGCACAGATGAATCTGGGCATGACGCATCTTTACGGCTTCAAACCATCCTTCAACCAGACCTATGCGGTCGAAGGCAATGATGCGGGTTGGTGGGTCAGCCCCTATCATTTCGGCATAGACCAGGGACCGGTCGTGCTGATGATCGAAAACTTCAGGACGGGCCTGCTCTGGAACATCATGCGCCGCAGCCAGCCGATCGTCACCGGACTGCGCCGGGCCGGTTTCACCGGCGGCTGGCTTTGA